A region from the Vicia villosa cultivar HV-30 ecotype Madison, WI linkage group LG3, Vvil1.0, whole genome shotgun sequence genome encodes:
- the LOC131654848 gene encoding protein NRT1/ PTR FAMILY 8.1-like: MEFLVSDDRVDRHGKVADKRTTGGWKAAPYIIMNEVIERLAFFSIAVNMTRYLVVEMHQSIPDSATHVTDWIGAAYVLTLLGAFLADAYLGRFKTIIVFSSIYAVGMLMLTISASVDTLRPQKSKEASQYQLAFLFCALGLVALGTGGIKPCVSSFGADQFDEGDEKEVVMKYSFFNWFYFAINMGALLAITILVYIQDRVGWSWGFGIPTVTTVLSIVVLALGIKYYRFQKPMGSPFTRFLQVIVASVKNHQRGVVVEDETHLYEVETTHSDIVGARKLPRTLQYKFFDKAAIVTKKDNIKDRWNVCTVTQVEEFKSFVKILPVWAATIALAISFAQMSTFFTSQANIMNRKLGKFEIPTGSIPVFGAINGLILVPFYERCIIPVLKRFTGHHRGITSLQRMGVGLFISIIAMASAALLEMTRREKYPRLHSMSVFWLVPQFFLMGAAEVFTYVGQLEFFYDEATDGTKSISSAMFLSTIGIGSWLSTAIVKIVIATSGGEAKGWLRNDLNKSRLDGFYWILAVINAINLLVYLMVAIRYKGKDSAVVRTENIVELSKDQDMEP; encoded by the exons ATGGAGTTCCTGGTAAGTGATGATCGCGTGGACCGACATGGCAAGGTTGCTGATAAGCGAACAACGGGAGGATGGAAGGCTGCTCCGTACATCATAA TGAATGAGGTGATAGAGAGGTTGGCCTTCTTTTCGATAGCTGTGAACATGACACGTTACTTGGTTGTCGAAATGCATCAATCGATTCCGGATTCTGCTACTCATGTCACGGACTGGATTGGAGCTGCTTATGTACTCACTCTTCTCGGAGCCTTTCTAGCTGATGCTTATTTGGGTCGCTTCAAAACCATTATTGTTTTTTCTTCCATCTATGCCGTG GGAATGCTTATGCTGACAATTTCAGCCTCAGTTGACACATTACGCCCACAAAAAAGCAAAGAAGCTAGTCAATACCAATTGGCATTCTTATTCTGTGCACTTGGCCTCGTTGCGTTAGGCACAGGAGGAATCAAACCATGTGTATCATCTTTCGGAGCTGATCAATTCGACGAAGGAGATGAAAAAGAAGTTGTGATGAAATATTCATTCTTCAATTGGTTTTATTTCGCCATCAACATGGGCGCACTTCTTGCTATTACCATATTGGTTTATATACAAGACAGAGTAGGATGGAGTTGGGGTTTCGGAATACCAACCGTTACTACAGTTTTGTCTATCGTTGTTCTAGCTCTAGGTATTAAGTATTATCGTTTTCAAAAACCAATGGGAAGCCCTTTTACTAGGTTTCTTCAAGTTATTGTAGCATCCGTAAAGAATCATCAAAGAGGAGTAGTCGTAGAAGATGAAACTCATCTATATGAGGTCGAGACCACACATTCTGATATTGTTGGCGCTCGCAAGCTTCCTAGGACTCTACAATACAA gttttttgACAAAGCCGCGATTGTAACCAAAAAAGACAATATTAAAGACAGATGGAACGTATGCACGGTGACACAAGTCGAAGAATTCAAATCATTCGTCAAAATCCTTCCGGTGTGGGCTGCTACAATTGCACTAGCAATTTCTTTTGCTCAAATGTCAACCTTTTTTACAAGTCAAGCCAACATCATGAACCGAAAACTAGGTAAGTTTGAAATTCCAACAGGCTCTATTCCTGTTTTTGGCGCCATCAACGGCCTCATACTAGTCCCATTCTACGAGCGATGCATAATCCCAGTTCTCAAGAGATTCACCGGCCACCACCGTGGCATCACATCGTTACAACGAATGGGAGTTGGCCTTTTCATCTCAATCATCGCTATGGCTTCCGCTGCATTACTTGAAATGACAAGACGCGAAAAATACCCGCGACTACATAGCATGAGTGTCTTTTGGTTAGTACCTCAGTTTTTTCTAATGGGTGCTGCAGAGGTTTTTACCTATGTCGGACAATTAGAGTTTTTCTATGATGAAGCAACGGACGGAACAAAGAGTATTAGTAGCGCGATGTTTTTGAGTACTATTGGAATTGGAAGTTGGTTGAGTACCGCGATAGTTAAGATTGTTATCGCTACAAGTGGAGGAGAAGCGAAAGGATGGTTAAGGAATGATCTTAATAAAAGCAGGTTGGATGGGTTCTACTGGATACTGGCAGTTATCAATGCTATCAATTTATTGGTTTATTTGATGGTCGCGATACGTTACAAAGGGAAGGATTCGGCGGTTGTGAGAACTGAGAACATTGTTGAACTCAGCAAAGATCAAGACATGGAACCATGA